The genome window ATCCCTCATTGCATTAACTAGGTCCATTAACAATGAACCCAAGGCCCCTTAGTTTATTCTATTGTATGACTCTGTTCGAGTTTACCTGGTCTTAGTTTGGTTTCGAAGTCACTTCACATATCTCTTTGCAAAAGATAATGATTATAATTGCCCTGATCCATAGTTGTAAGTTCTTAACAAATCAATGTTCCTCCTTTGCTATTAGTAGACCTTGGTGGAAATGCTGTGATTGACAATATTGGGCTATTTAGTGTAATGATCTGGTCCATATACAGATAGATTGCAAGAAAAGTGTATAGCCTGTAAATTTCTATTATGTTGAATCTGTTGGGTACATATAAATCAACAAAGAACAACAGCGAAAAATTAAATTGGATACAGTGACATGTTGCAATTAACATTCATGATCGGCACTTCATTCCAACTCGATAACTGTTGCTTTTATTAGACGTAATAGAAATTTTCTTAGTACTAAAATGTAAAGGAAACCCAGTGTCCACATTGATTTGTATCATTTGTGGTCTTGCGGTGATGTAATGAACTGATGAGCTTTTGTGGCAGTAAATTTAAATAGTATCAAATAGTATAGACTGTAGCTTTTGTCTACAAGCAAATGTGGTAATTGTTGGGTATATTGCAGATTCCTCATTTGAGACCTGCTGAATACAAGAGATCTAGATTGTCTAGAAACCGAAGAACTGTCAACCGTGCATATGGTGGAGTGTTGTCCGGAGGTGCTGTCAGGGAGAGGTATGTGATATTGTAAAGCTATACATTACTTGCAAGATTCTGGACAATTTCTATTTctggaatttttttattttgggtAGATTCTGATATTACTATAATTTCTTCAATAGGATTATCCGAGCCTTTTTGGTCGAAGAGCAAAAGATTGTAAAGAAGGTTCTGAAGATTCAGAAGTTAAAGGAGAAAGTTACAAAGACTTAAACAAGGGAGGCAAAATATAATTCCTTACGAATGTTTACAAGCTTGAAtccaattttgattttggtaattACTTAGGAAGAGATATGGGAATGGTCATTTAGCTTACCTTCAATCGAAATGAATGTTTCTAGCTTAAATTGCTTAAGACTTCTTGGGTACTTTATCTTTGTCGACAAATCAACTTCtagaattttaatttgtattattGTGTGCTTTTGACATTGCAGTCCTGTCTGACGGTTGATATTTTGGTTGatgcttttttcttttcctatatAATATTGTACTTCTTTGTTAATTGTTTTGGCACAACTTGTTGCATTATAATTGAGATGTTGATTCATTTTACCAATTATTCATGAAAGATGTTAATAACGCATTGTTGTACATAACAGTGGGGGTTGAGGGTTCAGTTCTCCGAAGAAATGTTATGGTGGTCTGAGAGTGGTCCTGTGGGGTGTCAGTGTGGATGTGTAAAGGCTAAGACCTGCCTCTCTCGGAAATATGAAGTGGGGAATAATAACACGAGTCCATATACAACATTTTGTTGTctgtaaacaatttttttgctaaattattaTGGTACTTTGTGCCTAAATTGGCTCAATCTGCCTAACCTAACAGGTTATAATTGCCTGCCGTAGGTAATGAAAATCTTCTGTGAGCTGAAGTATCTTAGTATAGGGGTTTCTATATTGGTTAAGAAATAAATCACACCAAATGTAccaactatacaaatttaataatttataacgtcgctattgattttgaattattaagtCCGGAAAAACGAAAACTGGAACCAAAAGTGCGACAGAAAATAATAAGTCAGATTTAGATATCAATAATTGTGAACAAAATTAGTTAAAACAATCAGGGCGCAAGTCTAAACTTTTTTAAGGGTCTGGAATCCTCAGATCATTTTTGCCTGAATCTAACCGCGATTTTTTTTACCGTTAAATAACATGatgcttgatttttttttatctctttaTGTAAATGAAAGGTTCTATATAACCTACTATGAATTAGACACGTATTTCaggattattattttttttaatctttccaCTACTAGAACTTACAAAAAATTGTCAAACATCAAATATCAGGGATCATCTCCTACTTTTGGACGGGATAATTTGAATTTGGACAGGTCTACTCATGGGTAATCAGTACTGATCAGAGATTAGGAAAGGCACAAAGATAAATGTATATACACAGATAAAGCTATATGTACAATACACCAGAACAAGCTCACCTGCTATACACCTGTAAACCTTCTGGTAGATAATGTTTGTCAAGCCAGTTACACTTTGGTCTAGTTCAAAGCTAAGTAGAATCAATCCATATATAGGTACTgttaagtataaatataatgCTAATTTTCAGAATAGTTAGCTGACATTTCACTTGGACAAGTAGGAGAGTCCCATTGCAAATTACGCTTCCATGTATCAGCCAAGCTTGATGACAAACTGAAAGGAAATCCTATGGACTGCATGTTGTCACACTGATTGGCTTCGTGTGCTCGAATTAGATTTTTTGTTGAAGCGGCGTCAAGTGCACATGTGTTTGTGTTCCCCTGCATATCTTCTGGTGAACTTACTGAGAAGTTGTTGAACTGCTGTTGTGGTCCTCCAAAGTTTATACCTTCTGTGGTCTTATCAGGATCTGCAATTATAGTAGGGGACACGTCGAAAAACATGGAAGTAACGTCGACTGCAGATTGAGTGCTTGGAGGAGAGACATCAGGAGGTGAGAGTGCAAAGCCATTGTTATGGTCTCCGTGAGGAACTCCTGACGAATATGGTCTGTAAAAGCTGGCTGAGTTGAGTGGCCTGTATGAAGGGATGTCAAGGGCAGAGAAACCCGCGGTTGAATTCTGTTGCAGTTCATTGCATAATTGAATGACTGAGCCATTTTGAGTCATGCAAGACAGGTTCTCTGGACTGAACTGAGTAGAGTGTGAAAACATGTCTGATGTTGTAGTCCCAGGTAAAGGAGACACCCATGAGTGTGTAAGAGCTCGCTGTGCCATAGAGTTCGCCTTTTTGAAGATCCTGCATATTGCCCAAGAATCCTGcatgacaaaaataaaattgaatctTCAACTTGAagaattatcttgcacaaagaacttgatttttcagaacataGTCTAGTTCTTACATGTGGTGGAAGGCTTTTGTCAAGGAACTTCTTCGGTGCCCCTACCTCGGGTATAGGTGGTAACCTGAACTCATGCATCATCCAGTCAGTCTTTATACCTTTAGCAGCTCTGCCTCTGTAGAAGACTAGGGATTTCTTAAGACCAATACATTTACTGCTGCCATCAGAAGAGTATATTGGCCTGTCAGTACCAGTGGCTTTCCAAAATCCAGCTCCAGTGACACGGTTTGGGCGCGCACTATTCCTGTACTTCCGGTCCCTTGGACAGTAGAAATAGCTCTCTTTCTCCCCAGTAGATGCCAGACCTGGTAGTTATTGGTATTGTATACGTTAGTATAGAGCAAAAAGACCCCGAGAGTGTGTGTGACATATAAGTAAAATTTCTTACTTGGAAGATCCCATGGATCGTACTTGTAGATATCCACTTGCTTAATCAGCTCAATATGAAGCGGTCTCTGCTGAATCTTTCTCCTCAAATAAAACCCtacaagctcttcatcagtagGATGAAACCGGAAACCAGGCAACATTACTTCATCAATCTTCGCACTCTCATTCTTGTCCTCCATCTGTCTTTGGCCTAATTACTAATTCAACGAGTTAACAAACGATATAAGGTATGAAGGTTTGAAGCAGTAGCTCTATCTAAACCTTAATAGAAACACTTAAAAGTACAGTTTGCAACTCAGCATAGTTCAAAGGTATCAAATGTTTCCTGAAATCGGTCTCCTTGCGAAACTTAAGCCGCCCTTCAAGGGTGATCAAAACAAGAAAGGTTGTTTTGTGGAATCAAGAACATTAAGTTAAGATACTCTGTCTTATACTCAACCAAGGAACCTGAGTCAAAGCCATAGATTTCTGGTGCAGCTCACTTGTCTCTATGAATCCCATTCCATCTCTACTCTCATATAAATGCAGGTTTATCATCTCAAGAGACTCCAAAATTAGCTCCATCTGGGGATATTAAACTCAACTTATTAGTGGTATTGATTATTATAATAAGCGTATTGCACTCGGTAATCAAGAGAAAATGACAAGTTAATCTTCTAAAATACTTAACGATTATTTGAATTGTTTTCTGTTAATTGGTATCCGATCACTTTAGCACTCCGAGGGAAGTATTATTTATTGTTTGAATTTCAGTAAGAGTTTCTATTCCATTCTTCTTAAACCTTCCATTCCCTCGTACTCCGGGCTAGATAACTTCCAAGCCGATATTTTTTACTGTTGTCCGAACACAGAGGAAAATTACTGATctattcattaatatattttttaattaaaaaatatataatattgaaaagaaaatcataataatattattattatcatctataattttagtttttaatcaATCTGGTGATATGTGCTATATTTGGTCATTTCCAGAAACTTAGAGTGAGATTTCACATAATCTATCATCATAttaatgtaataatatattctatttacaacttaatataataacaatatattaacaatatattaattttaaaatacaatcaATTAATATAGTCAATCTCACTTGAGCATATATTacatgttcaacaaattttaaataatattttatagtcgatcgatt of Daucus carota subsp. sativus chromosome 3, DH1 v3.0, whole genome shotgun sequence contains these proteins:
- the LOC108212577 gene encoding protein FEZ; this translates as MEDKNESAKIDEVMLPGFRFHPTDEELVGFYLRRKIQQRPLHIELIKQVDIYKYDPWDLPSLASTGEKESYFYCPRDRKYRNSARPNRVTGAGFWKATGTDRPIYSSDGSSKCIGLKKSLVFYRGRAAKGIKTDWMMHEFRLPPIPEVGAPKKFLDKSLPPHDSWAICRIFKKANSMAQRALTHSWVSPLPGTTTSDMFSHSTQFSPENLSCMTQNGSVIQLCNELQQNSTAGFSALDIPSYRPLNSASFYRPYSSGVPHGDHNNGFALSPPDVSPPSTQSAVDVTSMFFDVSPTIIADPDKTTEGINFGGPQQQFNNFSVSSPEDMQGNTNTCALDAASTKNLIRAHEANQCDNMQSIGFPFSLSSSLADTWKRNLQWDSPTCPSEMSANYSEN
- the LOC108210987 gene encoding large ribosomal subunit protein eL34 → MVQRLTYRKRHSYATKSNQHRVVKTPGGRLVYQTTKKRASGPKCPVTGKRIQGIPHLRPAEYKRSRLSRNRRTVNRAYGGVLSGGAVRERIIRAFLVEEQKIVKKVLKIQKLKEKVTKT